The Legionella spiritensis DNA segment CTGACCACATCCGAGTGGCCGTTTAAATATTTCGTGGCGGAATGGACAACGATATCAAATCCGCATTCCAGCGGTCGCTGGAGCCAGGGCGTGGCAAACGTGTTATCCGCAACAGTAATCAGATTGTGACGTTTGGCAATGCGGGCTATTTCTCTTAAATCAGCCAGTTTCAACATCGGATTGGAGGGGGTTTCCAGCCAGAGCATACGTGTTTCGGGGCGAATCGCTTTCTCAATGCTGTCGATATTACTCATGTCGACGAAAGAAAAGGATAATCCGGAGGTACGGGTTTTAACCTTGTCAAACAATCGATACGCACCCCCATAAAGATCGTCCATAGCCACAACATGGTCACCACAATTTAATAAATCTATGACGCTGTTGATCGCGGCCATGCCGGAGGCGAAAGCAAATCCGCGTTGACCTGACTCGAGATCAGCCACACAAGCCTCATAAGCGTTGCGAGTGGGATTTTGAGTACGGGAATATTCATAACCCTGATGGACACCTGGCGCGGATTGTTTGTAGGTGGATGTGGCAAAAATGGGCGTCATGACCGCGCCGGTACTCGGATCCGGGGCTTGTCCCGCATGAATGGCCCGGGTATCAAAATGTAATTTTTCCATAGAGTTAATCCTTTGCGTTAAAACTTGCCTGCAAAAAACCGCAAGTCGTTATATACTGTAAATAGTCATTAATTTCTTTATTTGATCATAAAGACT contains these protein-coding regions:
- a CDS encoding trans-sulfuration enzyme family protein — translated: MEKLHFDTRAIHAGQAPDPSTGAVMTPIFATSTYKQSAPGVHQGYEYSRTQNPTRNAYEACVADLESGQRGFAFASGMAAINSVIDLLNCGDHVVAMDDLYGGAYRLFDKVKTRTSGLSFSFVDMSNIDSIEKAIRPETRMLWLETPSNPMLKLADLREIARIAKRHNLITVADNTFATPWLQRPLECGFDIVVHSATKYLNGHSDVVSGVVVTGDDPELTERLAFLHNSCGGIAGPFDSFLVLRSLKTLSLRMQRHCENARELAQWLEKHPKISKVIYPGLNSHSQHQLAREQMRDFGGMISMVVRGSLEETVRFLSRCEVFTLAESLGGVESLIEHPAIMTHASVPYEKRQELGIVDGFVRLSVGIEHIEDLIADMNQALR